The Megalobrama amblycephala isolate DHTTF-2021 linkage group LG7, ASM1881202v1, whole genome shotgun sequence genome window below encodes:
- the LOC125271155 gene encoding microfibril-associated glycoprotein 4-like: MALMVFLAVLLSVVLVSGCSTDENTPVDCSDLYKAGQTVSGIYSIYPTGGAPVWVYCDMISTGKDEDKGGWTVFQRRMDGSVNFYRPWYQYKRGFGNVESEYWLGLENMYQLSRNRKYMLRVDLEDFTGRKGFAQYSSFSVGCETDGYKLLVSGFTDGGAGDSLSYHNGQKFTTFDKDQDLHEKNCAKMFLGAFWYASGCHHANPNGVYLWGEDNTHHAIADAWYHWKNNFAVGMKFISMKIKRVS; this comes from the exons ATGGCA TTGATGGTGTTTCTAGCGGTTCTTCTGTCGGTTGTTCTGGTGAGCGGATGCAGTACTGATGAAAACACGCCGGTCGACTGTTCTGACCTTTATAAAGCAGGGCAAACAGTCAGTGGGATTTACTCCATCTATCCAACTGGTGGCGCTCCTGTCTGGGTTTACTGTGACATGATCTCAACTGGGAAAGATGAAGATAAAGGAGGATGGACG GTGTTTCAGAGGAGAATGGACGGCAGTGTAAATTTCTATCGGCCGTGGTATCAGTACAAGAGAGGATTCGGGAATGTGGAGAGCGAATACTGGCTGG GGCTGGAGAACATGTACCAGCTGTCACGTAACAGAAAGTACATGCTGAGAGTGGATCTGGAGGACTTCACTGGAAGGAAAGGTTTTGCTCAGTACTCGTCCTTCTCTGTGGGTTGTGAAACTGACGGGTATAAACTGCTTGtttcaggattcactgatgGAGGAGCAG GTGACTCTTTGTCCTACCACAATGGACAGAAGTTCACCACCTTTGACAAAGACCAAGACCTCCATGAGAAGAACTGTGCCAAAATGTTTCTCGGGGCATTTTGGTATGCATCAGGATGTCACCATGCAAACCCCAACGGTGTGTATTTATGGGGAGAAGACAACACACATCACGCCATTGCAGATGCTTGGTACCACTGGAAGAACAATTTTGCTGTCGGTATGAAATTCATCAGCATGAAGATCAAACGTGTGTCTTAG
- the LOC125271181 gene encoding microfibril-associated glycoprotein 4-like, translated as MMVYLVALLPGVLGSDCTLMPFDCSDIYNSGETVSGIYSIYPAGDVPVWVYCDMISDGKDEDKGGWTVIQRRMDGSVNFYQPWNQYKRGFGNVESEYWLGKICLFLLSEFLNPPRFSVFCITL; from the exons ATGATGGTGTATTTGGTGGCTCTTCTCCCTGGTGTATTGGGCAGTGACTGTACATTAATGCCATTCGACTGTTCTGACATCTACAACTCAGGAGAAACAGTCAGTGGGATTTACTCCATCTATCCAGCAGGTGATGTTCCTGTCTGGGTTTACTGTGACATGATCTCAGATGGGAAAGATGAAGATAAAGGAGGATGGACG GTGATTCAGAGGAGAATGGACGGCAGTGTGAATTTCTATCAGCCGTGGAATCAGTATAAGAGAGGATTTGGGAATGTGGAGAGTGAATACTGGCTGGGTAAGAtctgtctgtttttgttgtctGAGTTTCTCAATCCACCACGGTTTTCAGTATTTTGTATCACACTGTGA